The Budorcas taxicolor isolate Tak-1 chromosome 5, Takin1.1, whole genome shotgun sequence genome includes a window with the following:
- the LOC128048324 gene encoding keratin, type II cytoskeletal 6A-like, whose protein sequence is MSCKSSVKTQSIRRRGFSAGSARVPGVCRSGFSSVSLSRSRGSGGLAGVCGGAGFGSRSLYGLGGSKRISIAGGSCVIGGGYGGRIGVGYGFGGGAGSGIGFGAGAGSGFGLGGGAGFGGGYGGYGFPVIPPGGIQEVTVNQSLLTPLNLQIDPTIQRVRTEEREQIKTLNNKFASFIDKVRFLEQQNKVLDTKWTLLQEQGTKTVRQNLEPLFEQYINNLRRQLDSILGERGRLDSELRGMQDTVEDFKNKYEDEINKRTAAENEFVKLKKDVDIAYMNKVELQAKVDALTDEINFLRTFYDAELAQMQSYISDTSVVLSMDNNRNLDLDGIIAEVKAQYEEIAQRSRAEAESWYQSKYEELRVTAGRHGDDLRNTKQEISEINRVIQRLRSEIDHVKKQCASLQSAIADAEQRGELALNDARNKLADLEDALQKAKQDMARLLKEYQELMNVKLALDVEIATYRKLLEGEECRLSGEGAGQVNISVVQSTVSSGYGGASGLGSGLGIGGGSGCSYSIGGGFSSGSGRAIGGGFGSCGGSSSSIKYTTTSSCSSRKSYRH, encoded by the exons ATGTCTTGCAAATCCAGCGTGAAGACCCAAAGCATCCGCCGCAGGGGCTTCAGTGCCGGCTCAGCCAGAGTCCCTGGGGTGTGCCGCTCTGGCTTCAGCAGCGTGTCCCTGTCCCGCTCCAGGGGCAGTGGCGGCCTCGCCGGAGTGTGTGGAGGAGCTGGCTTTGGCAGCCGCAGCCTCTATGGCCTGGGGGGCTCCAAGAGGATCTCCATCGCAGGGGGCAGCTGTGTCATCGGTGGTGGCTATGGCGGCAGAATTGGAGTTGGCTATGGCTTCGGAGGTGGAGCCGGGAGTGGAATTGGTTTTGGTGCTGGGGCTGGTAGTGGCTTTGGGCTCGGTGGTGGAGCTGGCTTTGGAGGTGGCTACGGGGGCTATGGCTTCCCTGTGATCCCCCCTGGAGGCATCCAAGAGGTCACCGTCAACCAGAGTCTCCTGACTCCCCTCAACCTGCAAATCGACCCCACCATCCAGCGGGTGAGGACTGAGGAGCGGGAGCAGATCAAGACCCTCAACAACAAGTTTGCCTCCTTCATCGACAAG GTCCGATTCCTGGAGCAGCAGAACAAGGTCCTGGACACCAAGTGGACCCTGCTGCAGGAGCAGGGCACCAAGACCGTGAGGCAGAACCTGGAGCCTTTATTCGAGCAgtacatcaacaacctcaggagACAGCTGGATAGTATCCTTGGGGAGAGAGGCCGCCTGGACTCGGAGCTCAGGGGCATGCAGGACACGGTGGAGGACTTCAAGAACAA ATATGAAGATGAAATCAACAAACGCAcagcagcagagaatgagttTGTGAAATTGAAGAAG GATGTGGATATTGCCTACATGAACAAGGTTGAACTACAAGCCAAGGTAGACGCTCTCACAGATGAGATCAACTTCCTAAGAACCTTCTATGATGCT GAACTGGCTCAGATGCAAAGCTACATCTCAGACACTTCTGTGGTCCTCTCCATGGACAACAACCGCAACCTGGACCTGGACGGCATCATCGCTGAAGTCAAAGCCCAGTATGAGGAGATCGCTCAGAGGAGCCGGGCTGAGGCTGAGTCGTGGTACCAGTCCAAG TACGAGGAGCTGCGGGTGACGGCGGGCAGACACGGGGATGACTTGCGCAACACCAAGCAGGAGATCTCTGAGATCAACCGCGTGATCCAGAGGCTGAGATCTGAGATTGACCACGTCAAGAAGCAG TGTGCCAGCCTGCAATCCGCCATCGCCGACGCCGAGCAGCGTGGGGAGCTGGCCCTCAACGACGCCAGAAACAAGCTGGCTGACCTGGAGGACGCCCTGCAGAAGGCCAAGCAGGACATGGCCCGGCTGCTGAAGGAGTACCAGGAGCTCATGAATGTCAAGCTGGCCCTGGACGTGGAGATTGCCACCTACAGGAAGCTGCTGGAAGGCGAGGAGTGCAG GCTGAGTGGGGAAGGCGCTGGACAAGTCAACATCT CCGTGGTACAGTCAACCGTTTCCAGTGGCTATGGTGGTGCCAGCGGTCTCGGCAGTGGCTTAGGCATAGGCGGAGGAAGTGGCTGCTCCTACAGCATTGGAGGTGGCTTCAGTTCTGGCAGTGGCAGAGCCATTGGGGGTGGCTTCGGCTCCTGTGGGGGCAGCAGTTCCTCCATCAAAtacaccaccacctcctcctgctccagCAGGAAGAGCTACAGGCACTGA